A window of Solanum stenotomum isolate F172 chromosome 9, ASM1918654v1, whole genome shotgun sequence genomic DNA:
TACATTATATGTTACGAGGCCAAAACCTCTGAATAGTTGCATTTCATTGTCGGTTATTTAGATTGTGACTGTGGTTGATGTTGTAATATGTTGATATTGAATTCATTCTCGAAATTGCTTTTATCAGTTCACTAATATGTGCATTTGGGTTGCTACTTATTGTGTGTGATGAGCATTGGGGatcgaaaagaaaaagaggCAACGGAGGCATGCAAATTCTTTTGTAACCATGTTATTCCTAATAGCACTTCTCAGCTCTGATGTTGAATCTTTAATCTGTGCTCACAGTATCTGAAAAGAGGAGAGTGCAAGTACGATAGTAAGGCCTTAAAACGTCTTCACGGTGAGACACTATTGAATTTTGATTGTATCTCTTTATGGGAATGGAAACAAAACAGGTTATATAAGAAAGTTAATGGGAAGTAAGCTAGCTGATAAACAGAAGAAGTTTCCTTTCTCTCTTTCAGAAGAGGAGAAGACTATGATCGTGCAATTTTAACTAGAGTGAATAGTGTAAGTACTTTACCTGGTCTGCTTCTTTCTACTCTTGAACAACCTCACTTAGCGCTCGATGCTTCAGAAAATTAATGAAAAGGTATAAAAGTTGGCAACATCTGGACGAAAAAAGATATTGGATtgattgtgtttatttttcatttacagGTGTACATCCAATCTTGAAAAGGTGAATAATAAGTATTATTTTGAGCCCGCTTCTTTGGAAGAGATAGTCTGGTAAGGACTTTGGTTCCTTTATTTCCAGTTGGGGTCTTTAACAAGATACAATTACCAATACACTAAATTTTATATCCCTTATGCAAGAAAATTGTGACATCCCTATGTTCATGGTCCTGTAGGGACAACAAAGTATACAATTTCAAAATGGATAAGGCTACGTATAATATTTGTCATGAAGTGTGGAAGTTTTTTTAAATTAGGCAGAGACTATTGATCTATGTCTAAAATGTTTGCTTATGGAATTGTCTTATGcacttaatatattataatagaaGTAACTAATTATGCCTCAAGCTCGTACATAGACTATTGGATATTGTCTGTTTAAACTTTAGTATATATTAGTGTTGATTTTATCTGTCTTGatgtaaaaataaatcaatattatttaaagGTAGTATATGAGCTTATCCTTTTTGCATATGTACATGAAAAAATGTCATGTTCTACCCATGTTAGTACAAAGATATTTGACTATATGTAGTTGAACTGTgtaatttatattgttattacaaaaaagaaaaaggcaaaCAACAAAACCAACCATGTTGGGCGCCATAGCTAATCTAGtttctatttctattatatagaagagtgAAGTGGTAGGACGATCAAGggtaaaaatgtaatttcattCTATCAAAAATCTATTAAGAAAGACAATAAATAATTCTAGAAACATCTTTCTATATATGAAGTGAATAATGATCAAGggtaaaaatgtaatttcaCGCTAACAAAAATCTACCAAGAATGATAGcaagaaaattaaatagttcTAGAAACATCTTTAGTAATTGTTATTACCACTAacttattttgttattaattcACTTTCTTTTCTATTGTGAGTTATTGTGATATCTATTCATTACTCTATTTTACTATTACTTTAATATAATTCTTAGTATTTTTCTATTCATTATGCTTATCAAAAATGcctacttttaatataaaatttattatgaattaattatttcacctttattttggatcaaattaatatatttaaaaataaataagtgtgataaaattaataatatatattagattgaaattaaagaaaaagatgttaaaaagtaactttacaaataaaaatgaataggatgatatatttgcatttaagaCGACATCTATTAAGAGAGataagaagtaaaaaaaactaaaataatagaactagaaaaagagctagcaatattaaaagaaatgtatgaaataaaacaaaaagaaaaaaaataaaaaacgaaattatcaaatgagataattaaatttaaagaaaaaatgcaactagaagatgaaatagaagaaaaagaagaaaatgataatctacccgaaataagagttgatgaaataaacgacgatgatctagaacaacattcggaaacaagcgaaacatatacggaacttttagcaaacatagataatacaaagaatttagaagtaaatacagaagacgtaaacatggacgaaaaacctaccacatcaggagtaaaaaacccaaaaaaatttaatccaaaatattataatgaaaattatgaacaatatgataaagaaaaaactacatgggataaaagattaagtagaaaatggacgcctaaaccaataattggacaacatgattttttagatttagactgtgtagcagatataaataaaacaatccaattatggataggatatatatcaaaacaattaatagataacaagatagtaatagcagagaCACCAGGATACaaagaaagaacacttataggaacagtaaaattatggctacaaaatttaacaagtgaaagcttaccaactttaagaaataataaaaaaattgatggtggaatagccactacaaccatggaaatattatataaatacgaaatagttATAAggaatgaatttagtagtatgacaacagaggtaaaagaacaaaataaagaaaagatcaTAAagcggaatctaatgacaaaattagcaatatgtaatatgtgttacatagatgaatatacatgtgcatttagagaatactattataaaggaacatatagcacagaagaaagtaaagaaataagaaaattatattttacaaaattaccagaaccttttaattcaaaaataataaaaagttggaatgaagcagaattaacggacaccttaggagctagaatgaaattcttacaacaatggtttatggaactatgtgaaaaacataaagaagaaataaaaatggaaaaaatattaataaaaaatttagcatgttgcaaaaataaaacagcacctcaatttggttgtacggataggtattataaaaatagaaagaactataataaaaaatatagatcaaaatataaatataaaaacccaagaagaagatactatgtaaaaaactacaaaaccaaaagaccgtatagaccaaaaagaaaactaacggaatgtacttgttataattgcggaaaattaggacatatagctagagattgtaaattacctaaagatccaaagaaaaaacaaatatcagaaataataatagacgatgaaaaatatacacaaatagagtacatagattatgaattataAAGTGAAGATaacatatatgaaatatcagaaaatgaaatagatagtaacatagaaatagaatcagataaagaattctataatataacaaatgactgaagcagacatacaaataataaataaagaagaatatcaagacgaagaatctttagaacagaaaataatatttgataatagtatatttgaacaaataaaaggaaaagaattagacctgagcgtagcaaaaatattcgaaataccaacaataagaaactggtttaaacgacaaaaagaagaatattatgtagtaagtcaaagagaacatatcatagattgcaaatacactaaaggaaaggccaaaataccaataataaataaacgaataataaataaagaaatacaagatattaaggctaaaaatccaattaaatatgtacatttaggaggaacagaaatattaataaaagcatgttttagagaaggaatagatacacccatagaaatatacttagcggatgatagaattatacaacccatagaaaaaagtataataagtgcagtaagaggtaacctcatataccaaaaatttaaatttataataagtgctaactactcagtagcaataaatgacagaaatatagataaatcactagtattatactggcgaatgtcagggatagaactagccccaggaagtaaaatatttacagctagatgtaaaaacttatatgttctaacaacaaaacataaaataacagcaaaaaataaaatagataaaataaaaatagaagatccctttgaaagaatagttacagtcatagataaaaacgattatagttataatgaaattgatatagaagaagatttagaaatagtaaaagaaagactaagcacatcgaaaagaataaacaatgagataccccaaacatcatcaaaaatgagtacctcaaggagaatagataaaaccccacaaaaatcaatagaagaagatataaaaccacatcattactacataacgggaataatggaacaacgaaaatatttaatattaatagatacaggacgagaagaaaactatattacaagagaattagtaacggaagatgaaataataactattgagcaatcatgctccgaactaccaaaagcattaatgtatataGAAGAAACTAcggaaaaggaaataatcatcggaggagtaccaatagtaataaaattcaaaatatatcaaggaaatgaaaatatcattttaggaataaaatggttggaacaagtaaaaccatataatctagaagacaaacagttaacaataaattatgaaaataaaagagtaataataaaaaggactttagtataataaaaatatgaaaatatatatacttgcaaagataataatagaaggatactacaaccgatattatacaccaatgatagatacgggagcagaagctaatatatgtaaatacaattgtttaccagaagataaatgggaaaaattaaaaacaccgatagtagtaacaggatttaataatgaaggaagcatgatcacatataaggcaaaaaatataaaagtacaaatatgggataaaatattaactatagaagaaatatataactttgaattaactacaaaagatatgctattaggaatgccatttttagaaaaattatacccacatgtaataacaaaaacacactggtggtttacaacaccgtgtaaacaaaaaataggagcaaaaagagtaaataataaaaaacgaaaaacaacagaatggataaaaggaagtgaaaaaattacacaaaaattagaaaatataaaagaagaagaccctaaaatagaattaattatattctctatagataaagtaaaaataattcaagataagttagaattattatatagtgaggatcctttacaaggatgggaaaaacataaaacaaaagtaaaaattgagctaattgataataacagtataataacccaaaaaccattaaagtataattttaatgatttaaccgaatttaagatacatatagatgaattactagaaaaaggatatatacaagaaagcaatagtaagcatacaagcccggcatttatcgtaaataaacatagtgaacaaaaaagaggaaaaagtagaatggttattgattatagaaatttaaatgcaaaaactaaaacatataattatccgataccaaataaaatactaaagataagacaaatacaaggatataattattttagcaaatttgattgtaaatcaggattttaccacttaaaactagaagaagaatctaaaaaactaacagcattcactgtaccacaaggattttatgaatggaatgtattaccatttggatataaaaacgcaccaggtagatatcaacactttatggacaattactttaaacaaatagaaaattgtgtagtgtacatcgatgatatattattatattctaagacacaagatgaacatataagattattagaaaaatttatacacatcatagaatattcaggtataagtctaagtaaaaagaaagctgatataatgaaaaatcaaatagaattcttaggaatacaaattgataaaaacggaataaaaatgcaaacacatatagtacaaaaaataattaactcaaatgaacaactagacacaaaaaagaaattacaatcattcttaggactagtaaatcaagtaagagaatacataccaaaattagcagagaatttaaaaccattacaacaaaaattaaagaaagatatagaatatcagtttgataaaaaagaccaaatacaaatacaaaaggtaaaattattatgtaaaaacttacctaaactatactttccagatgaaaataaaaaatttacttatataatagaatcagatgcaagtgaaaaaagttatggaggaatattaaaatacaggtatgatgacactacgatagaacatcattgcaggtattattcaggaacgtttaataatacagaaataaaatgggaaataaatagaaaagaattatattcagtatataagtgtttattatcatttgaaccatatattgtatataacaaatttattataagaacagataatacacaagtaaaatggtggctaacaagaaaaatacaagattcggtaacaacaaaagaaataaggagattggtattaaatatattaaatttcacatttacaattgaagtaataaaaattgataagaatgttattgaagattacttatcaagacaaagctactcagactgagaacgaaaatacaatggaagagatactcaaagccataactacactttgtataaaagtggacagtatggacaacgagagacaaaagctaaagactttTGTTGAATTGTGAGGAGATTCAACAATTCATCCCATAAGTTTATAGAttttacctatatatatatatatacatgtccTGCATGAATGgctaatttaaaataataaattcttaCTTCTGTAGTATCTTTGAAGCTGAAttgaaaagaaattcaaaaaatatcagTCTCGAGGAAATTGATAAAGAGACGAATAGTAGATTTGCCAACTGGTTCGAAGCTTATGTGAGTAAAATACTATAGTATAAAGAAGTTCTTATTTTTTATCTACATCAAgttataatttatacataacTATACAAATCATCGGcctattttatgtattatttagGTTCTTAATCCAGCTAACAACATAAGTGATGAGCGGTTAAAAGACTTGGCTTCTGGTCCTTATAAGTGGGTGCAAACTTGGCCTCAATATTTTACAAATGACTATAGGTTCAACACACTAAGTTATGGCTCTAACAAATCAACTATGAATAGTGGTGTGCGCATAAAAGGGACAACTTGGAATGACTATGAAAGTGACTATTATAGATTGCTTGGTGAGGTGATACAACTAGAATAGTCCAATCCGACAAAGAAAAGAACCACTCTtgtcttgttcaaatgtgattGGTTTGATCCAACAATGGGTCGAGGGTGTAAGGTTCATAATCAGTATGGGCTGATTGATATCAATCATAAAAAAAGGTTCTCGAGCTATGCTTATGAACCTTTTGTATTGGATGAACAGGTGCAACAAGTCTATTTTGCATAATATCCCaataaaaagaaagatagtGTTGATTGGTGGGCAGTGTGTAAAATAAAAGCTAGAAATCAAATTGATTCCCCAAATATTCCATACcaagaagatgaaaatttaCCCCTATAATCCCAAATATCACTGATGATCTTGATAGCTTACTTCATGAAAATGGTGAATTGGAAATacatgaaattgaaaatgagATTGATGAAATTGATCGAGAGCATGGTATTAATGCTATTGAAAGTGATGAAGAGATAGAAGAATCTGATTTTGAACTCtctgaagatgaagaagatgaacaaAGTGATGATGAAAACTTTGAAACCGATGAGAGTGAATAATAATGACTTTTTACTGTAATTTCGTTTCTAgagtattttgttttattactaTTGCTACTATTTTTTGTTGCTTGATGTCATTTATGAAAACCTAAGTATTTTTTTTCGAAGTTGATTCATCAATCTGTTAAAATGGTTATTTAGCACTCTTTTAATTGCATTTATTTTCTAGTGATGCCATCTACTAACTGACTTTGTTGAGTGAAGGTTGTTGATGTTGCCTAGCAACCATCAATTAAAGTTATCAATTAAAGTTTTTATCATGTGTTTTAGTACAATATTTGACTGCTGGAAACTTTTTCATATTCAGTTAGTCATATATAGGTACTTTTCCCTAAACTAGTTGAGTTAGTGAAATTACCTTAGTATGGAATTTATGGAAGGAGTAGAGGAGGAGCTGGAGATTTTTAGTGATATGCATATGAAGAAGTGACGATGAAATGTAGTCTCCATAGTAGTAAAGTTTGCAGAATACTACAGTAGAGtcttagtaggcgtttggccatgagataccatatcacgatatggtattgtgagatggaatcagcgtttggacatgcgattttacgctgattccatctcatgattccatatcatgagaggtgataccatattctccaaaaaccatgatatggaattatatggtgattccatatcatgatttgagatattttaatacaataattgatccatgagtttatattttgttaaaacaaccccacatttatatctactaaccatttgtttcatatgtaaataaaatttataatcacatcattactttttaaaatttattattctcaccgacataaaatttattattctcaccaacatatagtcactttaattcacacctcacgattgtgaaacttttcaacattcacttgaaaTAATTAACTGGTATGTTAAAATAGTTGCCAAGGCAATTAGCAAGATGGCACCAAcatttatacaaccaaaaaatatgaatgatgtacattccaaaattcgacataatactcgattttggccttggtttaaggtaaaatttcaatcacattaataaatttattttatggccttaataagtgaacatttatattttatgtgtaagttattagtatttagttacatatttcctatcaactttgtttaaagagataatatttattttatgactttgcattgtcttggaagcactatttttatgttgttgatACTGGTTTCCGAAACACAAAATGACTTTTAgctccatacaaaggactatactatcatttgcaagattaccgaggaagtgaaagagagcctcaaaatgccaaagaactatttaattataggcattcatctctgcgcaatgtgattgaacgaactttggagcttggaaaaatagatagaatactgaaacaaggcatgaaccattatcatattgatacacaagtgaaaattgtcatagcttgtgcagtgttacataattatttgtgagaataccaaagtagtgatgaaatatttatggtctatgaacataaatatatagttgcggaggatattgaccaacaaatggctcaacgtaacaatgttggttcgtcttctcggtcacatgatcgagaaatgcaagttcaacgtgaggaaattgtctgtactatgtgggaggattatattaaagactagtacactacaatttatgttcaatttcttttattaaattaaagttagatgaaacaattacttaagtggagaacaaataactttgtaataatttatgaagcgattttataattttttgtttatttgataagattgaataaacaattgacgctattttaatagttttacaacttatgtgatttttatgtttatgagaaaatatacaacacaaaaatttcatatcgcatgtccaaacaaaccttcaattttatctcatgattccatatcataataccatatcatgattccatatcatgataccatattgcatggccaaacgggcccttaatCGTACCATTATTATGTGTCAAGAATTCGATGTAACACTTTGACCGTGCAGGACTATAGTtcttttttattgaataaaagcaAACTCTACCCTTGCTGCAACAACGTATACTACATAATATCATTGTAGGAGTACATTTTTTACTGATTCACCGTCTAAATGGGTGAATTGGTCTATCTTGTTTGCTTTTGTTATATTAGTGAACATTGAGGGCAAATGAGCTTCATTATTTTCTCTACATCAATCATTTTTATAGCATGCAATATTGCAAATTTTATAGTGACTGCTTGAGTATTATTCTATAGTTCTTGTTAGATTTTGATCAGGAAATATGACAAGAGGAAGAGGCATTAATCGTTGTTGGGGAGGCCGTGGGGGCATAACTAACAAAGGAGGAGGAGGCTGCAAGCTGCCACCAGGCACTTCTCAAAAGGATGTTAGTGAATCATCAATTCCTACATCTCAGCAGGTTGGTTTAAACCAGTGTATTGTCTCATCACATGAAAGTAGTTCTCAACAGATTGTAGATACATCTCAAGAAGCCAATGCTCAACAAATAACTACTCCTGAAAATGTTGGTGGTCAACAAGAAGCTCACACTTCTCTGGATGTTGGACGACAAGAAACACCTTTTTCTCAGAATGTTGGTGCTCAACAAGAAACTCCAACTCAAGATGTTTCTCCTGAACAAACACCTGCATCATTTGAAAGTAGTAATCCACAGGTCAGACAAGATACATTTGGTGGCATGAAATCCTTGAGAGTAAATGGAGATACGTAagtaatacaaaattatataagtaATGGCTAAATATGTTTTCATTTAATAATCTtctcataatgtattgtattaattattttgaagattCTTCCCACATGAGGCTGTTCGAGATGTGGTGTTAGCCTTTAAAAAAAGCTTCTCCGGACCATGGCATTGTTGGAGCAAAGTTCCAGAGCATGTACGAGACAAATGGTTTAATGATTTTGAGGTATTTATACCTAAACAAGAATCTGCGAATTTAACTTAAGCGTTAGATTTTTCGCATTAgtaaattctaaaaataaaaaaggtatGTATGCACGTGTGTGAGAAGACACTAATcgatacataaatctcatagtatACTTGTTAATGGGAAAATTGTTTTGTCTTTAAAGGATATTCCTCCATTTGGCATGATGTTGTCTTTTTGTGTGGATTTGGAGGATGATTTCTCGAgcttaatgttttttttcttgctgGTGTTGTTGAAGTGATGTAGCATTTTGCTAAGTTCAAACATGATATATGCAATCATTAAACAATGATTCTAGTACATGCGACTCATATTTCCTTTATTTCACCTTGTACGACAACCATTAGATACCAGCCTTCCATTTTAGTATTTGTCTCTGTATTTTCAACAAATCAATTGGTATCTTCCACAACTTTCTTGCATAACTACATTTAATGAATAGATTATGAAAGATTCCACTTCTCTTGTGTGACATTGCGCGCAATCTAGTGGCACGTGTATTCACCACTGCTCTAATTTATATACCGTAGCTAATCTTTCATGTAATGCTATTCATAGAATGTACTGGTGTTTTTCGGTACTATCTCTTTGATAATTATCAAACTCTTCCAGATCACTTTCTAGAATTTTGACATAAAAGGTAAGTTTCTTTTATATTGTGCTTTCCTTTTCAGGCTAACTGCTTTAGATCAGTGAGTAGTGTGTTATGATTGAATCAAATTTTACCTTCGAAAATCTCTCACATGCCAACAAGATTTTTTAGGAGTCTTCATTATGCATATATCTTATCTCTTTATGTAGAAGTCGTGTAGccatttgtttcatttttttgaaGGATACAACATAGAAGCTTAGCAGCTTTGTTACACACTTGGCAATCAATTATATTAAAGCCCCCTACACTTCTCGGTTTACACAATGTCTCCTAAGTTTCCAAGGCCGACCTTCTTGATAACCAGTTATTTTCTTAACTAGATTGTGCGTCTCAACTTGAAACAGTactaaattgattatttattttatatttgcaGAAGAATTATTCTTTTTCTGGTGAAGATAAAGTACTTATTCGAAAAACTTTTAATCGGGTGGGTAGTGAAAGATTGAGTGACAGTTTGGGAAAAGCAAAGAGAACATTTTCAAGAACAAAGAAAACACCAAAGTGGATTGCTCAAGTTCACTAGGACGGTTTGATGAAATATTGGAACTCTGACGGTTTTAAGAAAATATCAGCAGTCAACTCAAAGAATAGAATGTCATCTAATAACGAAGAAGGGTTACATACTGGAGGATCAGTTGCCTTTGCTGAGTACAGAAAAAGACATGTAagttattctttatttttgtttagtattaattaatattagtCTTATGTTATACTATGATTTATGTTGAAAATTAACAA
This region includes:
- the LOC125875582 gene encoding uncharacterized protein LOC125875582; the encoded protein is MTRGRGINRCWGGRGGITNKGGGGCKLPPGTSQKDVSESSIPTSQQVGLNQCIVSSHESSSQQIVDTSQEANAQQITTPENVGGQQEAHTSLDVGRQETPFSQNVGAQQETPTQDVSPEQTPASFESSNPQVRQDTFGGMKSLRVNGDTFFPHEAVRDVVLAFKKSFSGPWHCWSKVPEHVRDKWFNDFEKNYSFSGEDKVLIRKTFNRVGSERLSDSLGKAKRTFSRTKKTPKWIAQVH